A genomic segment from Aquila chrysaetos chrysaetos chromosome 11, bAquChr1.4, whole genome shotgun sequence encodes:
- the GPR26 gene encoding G-protein coupled receptor 26, producing MSIWEVILAFVVVVLMLVALLANVLVLLCFLYSADIRKQVPGLFILNLTFCNLLMTVSNMPLTLAGIIYESQPGGDQICHVVGFLETFLTTNSMLSMAALSIDRWIAVVFPLSYHSKMRYRDAALILSYTWLHSVSFPIVAASLSWVGFHHLYASCTLYNKRPEDRTQFVIFTGVFHTLSFLLSLIVLCFTYLKVLKVARFHCKRIDVITMQTLVLLVDIHPSVRERCLEEQKRRRQRATKKISTFIGTFILCFAPYVITRLVELSSVVHINSHWGIISKCLAYSKVVSDPFVYSLLRHQYKKTWKDIINKILKRSSINSSALTSESHNQNILQLNE from the exons ATGAGCATCTGGGAGGTGATCCTGGCTTTCGTGGTGGTGGTGCTGATGCTCGTGGCCCTGCTGGCCAAcgtgctggtgctgctgtgctTCCTGTACAGCGCCGACATCCGCAAGCAGGTCCCGGGATTGTTCATCCTCAACCTCACCTTCTGCAACCTGTTGATGACTGTTTCGAACATGCCCCTGACCTTGGCTGGGATCATTTACGAGAGTCAACCAGGAGGAGATCAGATCTGCCACGTTGTGGGCTTCCTGGAGACTTTTCTCACCACGAACTCCATGTTGAGCATGGCAGCTTTGAGCATTGACAGGTGGATTGCTGTGGTCTTCCCTCTAAGTTACCACTCCAAAATGAGGTACAGAGATGCTGCTCTCATACTGAGCTACACGTGGTTACACTCGGTGTCGTTCCCGATAGTGGCAGCTTCTCTCTCCTGGGTGGGTTTCCATCACCTCTATGCCTCCTGCACCCTGTACAACAAGAGACCAGAGGATAGGACACAGTTTGTGATTTTCACAGGGGTCTTTCACACCCtcagcttcctcctctcccttatAGTCCTGTGTTTCACATATCTAAAAGTGCTGAAGGTGGCACGGTTTCACTGTAAGCGGATTGACGTGATCACTATGCAGACCCTGGTGCTGCTTGTGGACATCCATCCCAG CGTAAGAGAGCGTTGTCTAGAAGAACAAAAGAGACGGAGGCAGCgagcaacaaagaaaataagtacCTTTATTGGTACTTTTATACTTTGTTTTGCACCTTATGTAATCACAAG ACTTGTTGAATTATCCTCTGTGGTCCACATCAATTCCCACTGGGGAATCATTTCCAAGTGCTTAGCTTACAGCAAAGTTGTTTCAGACCCTTTTGTGTACTCTCTGCTACGGCATCAGTACAAGAAGACATGGAAAGACATCATAAACAAGATCCTCAAAAGAAGCTCCATCAATTCCTCAGCCCTCACGAGCGAATCGCACAATCAGAATATATTGCAGCTGAACGAATGA